In Gulosibacter molinativorax, a single window of DNA contains:
- a CDS encoding DUF4194 domain-containing protein — protein sequence MTSTEQHAISTVIVKLMQGVVYREVHEDDWRTIERHEARVQDHFATIGIRMIVDQTEGYAYLKTVEPSDDEEPLPRLVKRRALTYPVSLLLLLLRKRLAEFEAGGDEGKLVLERDQIVEMLRIFLRDSTNEARILKQVDQTITKVVELGFLHKLRGSQGRGAWEVRRILKAYVDVETMADFAGKLEAYAQSEAGPDAETGADASAAEPETGPDASAAELSLLEEPDHE from the coding sequence ATGACAAGCACGGAGCAGCACGCGATTTCAACGGTGATTGTCAAACTCATGCAGGGTGTCGTCTATCGCGAGGTGCACGAGGATGACTGGCGCACCATCGAGCGGCACGAGGCGCGAGTGCAGGATCACTTCGCGACGATCGGCATCCGCATGATCGTCGACCAGACCGAGGGCTATGCCTACCTCAAAACGGTCGAGCCGAGCGACGACGAGGAACCGCTGCCGCGACTCGTGAAGCGACGGGCTCTGACCTATCCGGTGAGTCTGCTGCTGTTGCTCTTACGCAAGCGGCTGGCCGAGTTCGAGGCCGGCGGTGACGAAGGCAAGCTCGTCCTCGAGCGGGATCAGATCGTCGAGATGCTGCGGATCTTCCTGCGCGATTCGACGAATGAGGCCAGGATACTCAAACAGGTCGACCAGACGATCACCAAGGTTGTCGAACTCGGATTCCTGCACAAATTGCGCGGCAGCCAGGGCCGGGGCGCGTGGGAAGTGCGGCGCATCCTCAAGGCCTACGTGGATGTGGAAACCATGGCCGACTTCGCCGGCAAGCTCGAGGCCTACGCCCAGTCGGAAGCGGGCCCGGACGCCGAAACCGGCGCCGACGCATCCGCAGCCGAACCCGAAACTGGCCCCGACGCATCCGCCGCCGAACTCTCGCTATTGGAGGAACCCGACCATGAGTGA
- a CDS encoding DUF3375 domain-containing protein has protein sequence MEIEDLTTLRDQHPAWRLLRAQNAPLVLSFLGEQFVEQNQGAIPMGRLVDALDEHLYKIRQSDPEAYPRDPENYLDDWADPQQGWLRKFYPVDSDEVHYDATPAIEKAVQWVQSLQQRSFVGTESRLHTLIELLRQIVHGTETDPDARIAELERRRSQIDEEIEAVRENRAVLLDETSVRDRYQLFASTARELLSDFREVEENFRGLDRSARERIAGWDGSKGELLGELVSSRTDISSSDQGRSFQAFYDFLLSEQRQLELTDLIESVQSMPAVHADRRLRLVHHDWAEAAERTQQTVRSLSEQLRRFLEDQVWLENRRVLDLVRTVEQAAIRVRSNPPEELGIVIDEPGLTIELPFERPLYSPQPDSVIDSLIAPEEDSEGDYDALFGQRFVDSARLVENIRSIVPRRSVAELSDIIELYPVEEGIAEILGYLALSEDDIDIALDDEVTTVIDYTDLAGMPKRVTLPKVSVARR, from the coding sequence ATGGAGATTGAGGACCTCACGACGCTCCGGGACCAGCATCCGGCATGGCGGCTGTTGCGCGCCCAAAACGCCCCGCTCGTGCTGTCGTTTTTGGGGGAGCAGTTCGTCGAGCAGAATCAAGGGGCGATTCCGATGGGGCGGTTGGTGGATGCGCTCGACGAGCACCTCTACAAGATTCGCCAGTCAGACCCGGAGGCCTATCCGCGCGACCCCGAGAACTATCTCGACGATTGGGCCGACCCGCAGCAGGGATGGCTGCGGAAGTTCTATCCAGTGGACTCCGATGAGGTGCACTACGACGCGACGCCGGCGATCGAAAAGGCCGTCCAGTGGGTGCAGAGCCTGCAGCAGCGCAGTTTTGTCGGCACGGAATCACGCCTGCACACGCTGATCGAGCTCCTGCGACAGATCGTGCACGGCACCGAAACCGATCCGGATGCGCGGATCGCGGAACTCGAGCGGCGCCGCTCGCAGATCGATGAGGAAATCGAAGCGGTGCGCGAGAATCGTGCCGTGTTGCTTGACGAGACCTCGGTGCGCGATCGCTATCAGCTGTTCGCATCCACCGCGCGCGAACTCCTCTCCGACTTTCGCGAGGTCGAGGAAAACTTCCGCGGACTCGACCGCTCGGCGCGCGAGCGAATCGCGGGTTGGGATGGGAGTAAAGGGGAACTGCTCGGCGAACTCGTCAGTAGCCGTACCGACATTTCCTCGTCGGATCAGGGCCGCAGCTTTCAAGCGTTCTACGATTTCTTGCTCTCCGAGCAGCGACAACTCGAGCTCACGGACCTGATCGAGTCGGTCCAGTCGATGCCGGCGGTCCACGCCGATCGTAGACTCCGGCTCGTGCACCACGACTGGGCGGAAGCCGCGGAGCGGACGCAGCAGACGGTGCGCAGCCTGTCGGAACAGCTGCGCCGCTTCCTCGAAGACCAAGTCTGGCTCGAGAACCGCAGAGTCCTCGACCTCGTGCGCACGGTCGAACAAGCCGCGATTCGCGTGCGCAGCAATCCGCCGGAGGAGCTCGGCATTGTTATCGATGAGCCGGGGCTCACCATCGAGCTGCCGTTCGAGCGCCCGCTCTACAGCCCGCAGCCCGACAGCGTCATCGACAGCCTCATCGCACCCGAGGAAGACTCGGAGGGCGATTACGACGCGCTATTCGGGCAGCGGTTCGTTGACTCGGCTCGGCTGGTCGAAAACATCCGCTCCATCGTGCCGCGGCGGTCGGTCGCGGAGCTTTCGGACATCATCGAGCTGTATCCCGTGGAAGAGGGCATCGCGGAGATTCTCGGGTACCTTGCGCTGTCGGAGGACGATATCGATATTGCGCTCGACGATGAGGTCACCACGGTCATCGACTACACCGATCTTGCCGGAATGCCGAAGCGAGTGACGTTACCGAAGGTGTCGGTGGCGCGGCGATGA
- a CDS encoding cation diffusion facilitator family transporter: MSTVISDERRAVLNRRVQWIVAFTITYNVIEAVVAMFAGSLASSAALIGFGLDSVVEVLSAAVIAWQFSRRDPERWEKPAVRAIGIAFFALAAYVTFDAISALVTQEGPDESPLGIGITALSLVIMPLLAWIESRTGRELGSKSVMADAKQLLLCIYLSGAVFLGLVLNSLFGWWWADSVAALFVAVLAVREGIEAWRGDVESPFEVLEELEEESAS; encoded by the coding sequence ATGAGCACGGTGATTTCGGATGAGCGTCGCGCCGTTCTGAACCGGCGCGTGCAGTGGATCGTGGCGTTCACGATCACCTACAACGTGATCGAGGCGGTCGTCGCGATGTTCGCGGGTTCGCTCGCGTCATCGGCGGCGCTGATCGGCTTCGGTCTCGACTCGGTCGTGGAGGTGCTCTCGGCTGCGGTAATCGCGTGGCAGTTCAGTCGGCGTGATCCGGAGCGGTGGGAGAAGCCCGCTGTGCGGGCAATCGGCATCGCCTTCTTCGCGCTCGCGGCGTATGTCACGTTCGACGCGATTTCCGCACTCGTGACGCAGGAGGGCCCTGACGAGAGCCCGCTCGGCATCGGCATCACCGCGCTCAGTCTCGTGATCATGCCGCTGCTCGCGTGGATTGAATCGCGCACTGGTCGTGAACTCGGCTCGAAGAGCGTGATGGCCGATGCGAAGCAGCTGCTCTTGTGCATCTACCTTTCTGGTGCCGTGTTCCTCGGGCTTGTCTTAAACAGCCTGTTCGGCTGGTGGTGGGCGGACTCAGTTGCCGCGCTGTTCGTCGCAGTGCTCGCCGTTCGAGAGGGCATCGAGGCGTGGCGAGGGGACGTCGAGTCACCGTTCGAGGTGCTCGAGGAGCTTGAGGAAGAGTCCGCGTCCTAG
- the cmtR gene encoding Cd(II)/Pb(II)-sensing metalloregulatory transcriptional regulator CmtR translates to MLTNTSRLDVMNRLGRAMADPTRSRILLSLLEAPNYPAVLARSLELTRSNVSNHLTCLRDCGIVVAEPEGRQTRYEIADGHLAAALTALLDVTLAVDEDAPCIDDACTVPGCCGADAVAEPTEKVTA, encoded by the coding sequence GTGCTGACTAATACTTCGCGTCTTGACGTTATGAACCGACTGGGCCGGGCGATGGCCGACCCGACCCGCTCGCGCATCCTGCTTTCGCTGCTCGAAGCGCCCAACTACCCGGCTGTGCTCGCGCGCTCGCTCGAGCTCACTCGCTCGAATGTGTCGAATCACCTCACGTGCCTGCGCGACTGCGGCATCGTCGTTGCCGAGCCTGAGGGCCGGCAGACGCGGTATGAGATTGCCGACGGCCACCTCGCGGCCGCGCTGACGGCGCTGCTGGACGTGACGCTCGCGGTCGACGAGGACGCGCCTTGCATCGACGACGCCTGCACGGTGCCGGGATGCTGCGGGGCGGATGCGGTGGCCGAGCCGACTGAGAAGGTCACGGCATGA
- a CDS encoding SDR family NAD(P)-dependent oxidoreductase gives MAGLLEGKVAIVTGGSSGIGLASVERFIAEGAKVTIADIQDELGGQIAERLGESALYVHTDVTDEASIQQVVTTTVDKFGKLDVMYNNAGAQGDPSPLLEIGSEGFDKTIALLTRSVVLGHKYAALQFQAQGTGGSIISTASAAGLQGGWSALGYTTAKHAIVGVVRQAVAELGTLGIRSNAIAPGIIMTPIMAKTFGVPVEESEGFVQFLADRLGHTQPSGRVGFPDDIAKVATFLASDLSEYVSGVTIPVDGGATAITQGTFATEVVKAAQEYAA, from the coding sequence ATGGCTGGACTACTCGAAGGCAAAGTCGCAATCGTCACTGGAGGTTCGAGCGGAATCGGACTCGCATCCGTTGAGCGCTTCATCGCAGAAGGCGCCAAAGTAACCATCGCCGATATTCAGGATGAGCTTGGCGGGCAAATTGCGGAGCGACTCGGTGAATCGGCACTGTATGTACACACCGACGTGACCGATGAAGCCAGCATCCAACAGGTCGTCACAACAACGGTCGACAAGTTCGGCAAGCTCGACGTCATGTACAACAACGCGGGCGCACAGGGTGACCCGTCGCCGCTCCTCGAGATCGGCTCTGAAGGATTCGACAAGACCATCGCCCTACTCACTCGAAGTGTCGTCCTCGGGCACAAATACGCCGCACTGCAATTCCAGGCGCAAGGCACGGGCGGCTCGATCATCTCGACAGCGTCGGCCGCGGGCCTTCAGGGCGGTTGGTCCGCGCTGGGTTACACGACCGCGAAGCACGCGATCGTCGGCGTCGTTCGCCAGGCAGTCGCAGAACTCGGAACCCTCGGCATCCGCTCGAACGCCATCGCACCGGGAATCATCATGACGCCGATCATGGCGAAGACGTTCGGCGTGCCGGTCGAGGAATCGGAAGGCTTCGTTCAGTTCCTCGCGGACCGCCTCGGGCACACCCAGCCCAGTGGCCGCGTCGGCTTCCCCGACGACATCGCGAAGGTCGCAACCTTCCTCGCGAGCGACCTCTCAGAGTACGTTTCCGGTGTCACCATCCCCGTCGACGGCGGCGCAACCGCGATTACGCAGGGGACCTTCGCCACCGAGGTCGTGAAGGCAGCGCAAGAATACGCGGCATAG
- a CDS encoding heavy metal translocating P-type ATPase: MSHPHNPKEPREGQHRHDESAGHGHSGHDEHAGHDMHAGHEDHSGHDMHGGHGDHVGQFRRLFWIMLVLAIPTVLLSPMFASIVGYTLPDIPWLQWVSPILGTVMYVWGGRPFLEGALSEIRSRKPGMMLLIALAITVAFFASWGASLGFLDHELDFWWELALLVVIMLLGHWIEMRSLAQTTSALDSLAALLPDEAERLEGDQVVTVSPSDLQVGDIVIVRPGGTVPADGTVVDGRAAMDESMVTGESRTVTREVDDQVTAGTVATDSGLRIQVTATGDNTALAGIQRLVADAQNSTSRAQLLADKAAGWLFWFAVGAAIITAIVWTAIGLPDDAVVRTITVLVIACPHALGLAIPLVVSIATERAARGGVLIKDRHALEGMRTVDTVLFDKTGTLTKGEPTVIEISPADGHEASHVLTLAAGAEAASEHPLAKAIMRGAEQQGVTVPASRDFTSSPAVGVTATIDDSIVRVGGPKMLEEEGLAELAVVDVWRKDGAIILHVVQDGKVIGALKLADEIRPESREAVEALHKLGIQVVMITGDAEAVANSVARELGIDRVFAGVRPEDKAAKVKELQEEGRNVAMVGDGVNDAPALAQSDVGLAIGAGTDVAIASAGVILVSDDPRSVLSVIELSHASYRKMTQNLWWAAGYNLISVPLAAGVLAPIGFVLPMSVGAILMSLSTIIVALNAQLLRRIDLRPEVVTRKVLER, translated from the coding sequence ATGAGTCATCCACATAACCCGAAGGAACCGCGAGAAGGCCAGCATCGACACGACGAGTCCGCCGGGCACGGGCATTCTGGCCACGATGAGCATGCCGGGCACGACATGCATGCTGGGCACGAAGACCATTCTGGACACGACATGCATGGTGGCCACGGCGATCACGTCGGCCAGTTCCGCCGACTGTTCTGGATCATGCTCGTGCTCGCAATCCCGACGGTCCTCCTGTCGCCGATGTTCGCATCCATCGTGGGCTACACACTTCCGGATATCCCCTGGCTGCAATGGGTCTCGCCGATTCTCGGCACGGTGATGTACGTCTGGGGTGGCAGACCGTTCCTCGAGGGCGCCCTCTCGGAGATCCGCTCGCGCAAGCCGGGCATGATGCTCCTCATTGCCCTCGCGATCACCGTCGCGTTCTTCGCATCCTGGGGTGCGAGCCTCGGCTTCCTCGACCATGAGCTCGACTTTTGGTGGGAGCTCGCGCTCCTGGTCGTGATCATGCTGCTCGGCCACTGGATCGAGATGCGCTCGCTCGCGCAGACCACCTCGGCCCTGGACTCGCTGGCAGCACTCCTGCCCGACGAGGCGGAGCGGCTCGAGGGCGACCAGGTTGTCACGGTCTCCCCCAGCGACCTGCAGGTCGGCGACATCGTCATTGTCCGCCCCGGTGGCACCGTCCCCGCAGACGGCACCGTGGTCGACGGCCGTGCCGCCATGGACGAGTCGATGGTCACCGGGGAATCTCGCACCGTGACTCGCGAGGTCGACGACCAAGTCACCGCCGGTACCGTCGCAACCGACTCAGGCCTGCGCATCCAAGTGACCGCGACCGGCGACAACACTGCCCTCGCGGGCATCCAGCGGCTGGTCGCGGATGCCCAAAACTCCACTTCGCGCGCGCAACTCCTCGCCGACAAGGCCGCAGGCTGGCTGTTCTGGTTCGCCGTCGGCGCGGCCATCATTACCGCGATCGTCTGGACGGCGATCGGCTTACCCGACGACGCGGTTGTGCGCACCATCACGGTGCTCGTCATCGCGTGTCCTCACGCGCTCGGGCTCGCGATTCCGCTGGTCGTTTCAATCGCGACCGAGCGCGCGGCCCGCGGCGGAGTCCTAATCAAGGACCGCCACGCCCTCGAGGGCATGCGCACCGTTGACACCGTTCTCTTCGACAAGACCGGCACGCTCACCAAGGGTGAGCCGACTGTTATCGAAATCTCACCAGCCGACGGTCACGAGGCAAGCCACGTCCTCACTCTCGCAGCAGGAGCGGAAGCCGCCAGCGAGCATCCGCTCGCCAAGGCGATCATGCGCGGCGCCGAACAGCAGGGCGTCACCGTTCCCGCGAGCCGCGACTTCACTTCATCCCCGGCGGTCGGCGTCACCGCGACGATTGACGATTCAATCGTCCGCGTCGGTGGCCCGAAGATGCTGGAGGAGGAAGGTCTCGCTGAGCTCGCAGTGGTGGATGTGTGGCGTAAGGACGGCGCGATCATCCTGCACGTGGTGCAGGACGGCAAGGTCATCGGCGCGCTCAAGCTTGCCGATGAAATCCGTCCGGAGTCGCGCGAAGCAGTCGAGGCCCTTCACAAGCTCGGCATCCAGGTCGTGATGATCACGGGTGACGCCGAGGCCGTCGCGAACTCGGTCGCGCGCGAACTTGGCATCGACCGAGTCTTCGCTGGCGTACGACCCGAGGACAAGGCTGCGAAGGTCAAGGAACTCCAGGAGGAAGGCCGCAACGTCGCGATGGTCGGTGACGGCGTGAATGACGCCCCGGCGCTCGCCCAATCGGATGTTGGCCTCGCGATCGGTGCGGGAACTGACGTTGCGATCGCCTCAGCCGGTGTGATTCTCGTGAGCGACGACCCGCGGTCGGTGCTCTCGGTGATCGAGCTCTCGCACGCCTCCTACCGGAAGATGACACAGAACCTGTGGTGGGCCGCCGGCTACAACCTCATCTCGGTGCCACTCGCCGCTGGCGTGCTCGCCCCGATCGGCTTCGTGCTGCCGATGTCGGTCGGCGCGATTCTGATGTCGCTGTCCACGATCATCGTGGCGCTCAACGCCCAGCTGCTGCGCCGCATTGACCTCCGCCCCGAGGTCGTGACGCGGAAGGTT